A DNA window from Paenibacillus andongensis contains the following coding sequences:
- a CDS encoding aspartate-semialdehyde dehydrogenase, with amino-acid sequence MSNQKLFNVAVVGATGAVGEQIIRLLEERNFPIKELKLLSSARSAGVKLSFKGQEVTVQEATPDSFQGVDIALFSAGGDVTKALAPHAVKAGTICIDNTSAYRMDPETPLVVPEVNVEKINEHKGIIANPNCSTIQMVAALKPLYDRYGISRIIVSTYQAVSGAGAKAINEMLRQSKEVLEGNDANPDILPVGSLPVKHQIAFNAIPQIDKFLDNGFTNEEMKMILETKKIMGDESIEVTATCVRIPVVYGHSESVYVELKEDFDVEEVKTLLANAPGIVLVDNPAEQQYPLATDAAGKLETFVGRVRRDLSNPKALNMWIVSDNLLKGAAWNAVQIAEYIAIEQ; translated from the coding sequence ATGTCGAACCAGAAACTTTTTAACGTTGCAGTCGTAGGCGCTACAGGTGCAGTAGGAGAACAAATTATCCGTCTATTAGAAGAACGGAATTTCCCCATCAAGGAATTGAAATTACTTTCTTCCGCTCGTTCAGCGGGCGTAAAGCTTTCTTTTAAAGGTCAAGAAGTAACCGTTCAAGAAGCTACTCCTGATAGCTTTCAAGGCGTTGATATTGCTTTATTTAGTGCTGGTGGCGATGTTACGAAGGCATTAGCTCCTCACGCGGTTAAAGCGGGTACGATCTGTATTGATAATACGAGTGCATACCGCATGGATCCTGAAACTCCACTTGTGGTGCCTGAGGTAAACGTTGAGAAAATTAACGAACACAAAGGCATTATTGCAAATCCGAACTGTTCCACGATCCAAATGGTTGCTGCACTTAAGCCTTTATATGATCGTTATGGGATTTCCCGTATCATCGTTTCAACGTACCAAGCTGTTTCTGGAGCAGGTGCTAAAGCGATTAACGAAATGTTGAGACAATCCAAAGAAGTGCTTGAAGGAAATGATGCGAATCCGGATATTTTGCCGGTTGGTTCATTGCCAGTGAAACACCAGATCGCCTTCAATGCGATTCCGCAAATTGATAAATTCCTTGATAACGGTTTTACGAATGAAGAAATGAAAATGATTCTTGAAACGAAAAAAATTATGGGCGATGAGTCCATTGAAGTTACTGCTACATGTGTTCGTATTCCGGTTGTTTATGGTCATTCTGAGTCTGTCTATGTTGAATTGAAAGAAGATTTCGACGTAGAAGAAGTGAAGACTTTACTTGCTAATGCCCCTGGTATTGTTCTTGTTGACAATCCGGCTGAGCAGCAATATCCACTTGCAACAGATGCAGCGGGTAAGCTGGAAACTTTCGTTGGTCGTGTACGCCGTGATTTGAGCAATCCGAAAGCGCTAAATATGTGGATTGTTTCTGACAACCTGCTAAAAGGCGCTGCATGGAATGCTGTACAAATTGCTGAATATATAGCTATAGAACAATAA
- the dapG gene encoding aspartate kinase yields MRILVQKFGGTSLSTAHAREHVIGHIQDALNHDYKLVVVVSAMGRKGEPYATDTLLDLVRKNGEGLPARELDMLMGCGELISAVHLCSLLQATGIKSTVLTGGQAGILTNDTHGNAQIVAMQPNRILELLEQDMVVIVTGFQGKTSQDELTTLGRGGSDTSATALGAALKAEIVDIFTDVNGILTADPRIVEDAKPLVRVSFAEICNMAHNGAKVIHPRAVEVAMQANIPIRVRSTFSKEEGTLVTASDNILADMSQVRDRFVTGIAQFTNITQIHVAAVEGQFDLQLRVFKTMALHQISVDFINVNPSGVVYTVFDHEAERALKLLRSQGYDPKAVSGCAKVSVIGGGMNGVPGIMAHIVEALTVEDIRILQSADSNTTIWVLVHGVDMIKSVRALHHKFNLYK; encoded by the coding sequence ATGCGAATCCTTGTACAAAAATTTGGAGGCACTTCGCTTTCCACCGCTCATGCCAGAGAACACGTTATTGGACACATTCAAGACGCACTTAATCATGATTATAAATTAGTTGTTGTTGTATCCGCGATGGGAAGAAAAGGAGAACCTTATGCGACTGACACGCTCTTAGACCTCGTTCGAAAGAACGGGGAGGGGCTGCCAGCGCGGGAACTCGATATGCTCATGGGCTGCGGAGAGTTAATTTCTGCGGTACATTTGTGCAGCTTATTACAAGCAACAGGCATAAAGTCTACAGTTTTGACAGGTGGGCAAGCTGGCATTCTTACGAATGATACTCACGGTAATGCTCAGATTGTAGCCATGCAGCCTAACCGGATCCTTGAATTGCTGGAGCAAGATATGGTCGTCATTGTTACCGGATTTCAAGGTAAAACAAGTCAGGATGAATTGACAACACTAGGACGCGGAGGTAGTGATACATCGGCTACTGCTCTTGGTGCTGCCCTTAAAGCTGAAATTGTAGATATTTTCACTGATGTGAACGGGATATTGACAGCGGATCCACGGATCGTAGAGGATGCTAAACCGCTAGTTCGCGTAAGCTTTGCTGAAATCTGCAATATGGCACATAATGGTGCAAAGGTAATCCATCCACGCGCGGTAGAAGTAGCCATGCAGGCTAACATTCCAATTCGCGTGCGATCTACGTTTTCCAAAGAAGAAGGAACATTGGTGACAGCTTCAGACAATATCCTTGCGGATATGAGCCAAGTTAGGGATCGCTTCGTTACGGGAATAGCCCAATTTACGAACATCACTCAAATTCATGTTGCAGCTGTTGAAGGTCAATTTGATCTTCAGCTTCGTGTCTTTAAAACCATGGCGCTGCATCAGATTAGTGTTGATTTTATAAATGTTAATCCATCGGGTGTCGTGTACACGGTGTTCGATCATGAAGCGGAACGCGCTCTAAAACTACTCAGGAGTCAAGGCTATGATCCTAAAGCTGTAAGCGGATGTGCGAAAGTTTCGGTAATCGGCGGCGGAATGAACGGAGTGCCAGGTATAATGGCACATATTGTTGAGGCATTAACGGTAGAGGACATACGTATCCTTCAATCAGCTGATTCAAATACAACAATTTGGGTACTTGTCCATGGTGTTGATATGATTAAATCTGTTAGGGCACTACATCATAAGTTCAATTTATATAAGTGA
- the dapA gene encoding 4-hydroxy-tetrahydrodipicolinate synthase: MDFGRVITAMVTPFDENLQVNWEQVEPLINYLIEEQQSDSLVICGTTGEAPTLTDDEKLKLIELSVRYARGRCKIIAGTGSYDTLDTVEFSRKVEKLGVDALLIVAPYYNRPSQEGLYQHFKAVAESVQVPIMLYNVPGRTGVNLDAETTIRLSQISNIVATKDCANTDQLTRILNDAAPNFLVYSGDDSNALPALAVGCQGIISVASHVIGKEMQSMIKYYLEGNIQQAAELHRKLHPVFTGIFRVPSPAPIKHALALKGIQTGGVRLPLVRVSEQEGQFIQSLFV, from the coding sequence TTGGATTTTGGAAGAGTAATTACAGCTATGGTCACTCCGTTTGATGAGAACTTACAAGTGAACTGGGAACAAGTAGAACCATTAATTAACTATTTGATCGAAGAACAGCAGTCGGATAGTCTTGTTATTTGCGGCACGACTGGTGAGGCACCAACATTAACAGACGATGAGAAGTTAAAGCTTATTGAGCTATCGGTTCGTTATGCCAGGGGACGCTGCAAGATTATTGCAGGGACAGGAAGTTATGACACTCTGGACACTGTTGAATTTTCCCGAAAAGTGGAGAAACTTGGAGTCGATGCGTTACTGATCGTTGCTCCTTACTATAATCGCCCTTCCCAAGAGGGGTTGTACCAGCATTTTAAAGCAGTAGCTGAGTCTGTTCAGGTACCGATTATGCTTTATAATGTTCCGGGACGCACAGGTGTGAATTTGGATGCGGAAACAACCATTCGTCTTTCCCAAATTTCTAATATCGTGGCTACCAAAGATTGCGCTAACACGGATCAATTGACACGTATACTTAATGATGCAGCTCCTAATTTCCTTGTTTATAGCGGAGATGACAGCAATGCGCTGCCTGCTCTAGCGGTAGGATGTCAGGGTATTATCAGTGTTGCTAGTCATGTGATTGGAAAAGAAATGCAATCTATGATAAAGTATTATTTAGAAGGTAACATTCAGCAAGCGGCAGAACTTCATCGTAAGCTTCATCCAGTTTTTACAGGCATTTTCCGTGTACCGAGCCCTGCTCCAATTAAGCATGCTCTAGCACTGAAAGGCATTCAAACTGGGGGCGTAAGACTTCCGTTAGTTCGTGTATCCGAGCAAGAAGGACAATTCATCCAATCACTTTTTGTATGA
- a CDS encoding ribonuclease J — protein MSKKNIDKLLIFALGGVGEIGKNMYCVQYANDIIVIDSGLKFPEEDMLGIDIVIPDIGYLTENRDKVRGIIITHGHEDHIGGLPYVLKHLNVPLYATKLTMGLIEAKLKEANLLGTTNRILINSESVLSLGVLTASFFKTNHSIPDSVGVALDTPEGVVVHTGDFKFDQTPVNDQYADLHRMAEIGKKGVLALLSDSTNAERPGYTGSERSVGVEIEEVFRKAKQRVVIATFASNIHRVQQVFDAAAATNRKVTVIGRSMVNVVSIASELGYLHIPDGMLIEPEEVNKLAADRVVILSTGSQGEPMSALTRMARSTHRKIDILPGDTVIIAATPIPGNERYVGRTVDELFRIGANVIYGPGSVTGVHVSGHGSQEELKLMLNLIKPKYFIPIHGEYRMLRQHGILAESVGIPKEDIFMCDIGDTVEIQNGVARKGSKVQSGNILIDGLGVGDVGNIVLRDRKLLSQDGILVVVVTLSKQDGKILSGPDIISRGFVYVRESEGLLEEANRIVTNTLTKLMNENVNEWASLKTNVKDVLGRFLYEQTRRRPMILPIIMEV, from the coding sequence TTGTCCAAAAAAAATATTGATAAACTTTTGATCTTCGCTCTTGGCGGCGTGGGCGAAATCGGAAAAAATATGTATTGCGTTCAGTATGCGAACGATATCATCGTCATTGATAGTGGTTTGAAATTTCCAGAGGAGGACATGCTTGGAATTGACATTGTCATTCCAGATATTGGATACCTAACGGAGAATCGGGATAAAGTACGCGGCATTATCATTACTCACGGCCACGAAGATCATATTGGCGGCTTACCTTATGTACTTAAGCATCTTAACGTTCCACTTTATGCTACTAAGCTTACAATGGGACTTATCGAAGCAAAGTTGAAGGAAGCAAATTTACTTGGTACTACGAACCGGATCCTTATTAATTCGGAATCCGTACTTTCCTTAGGTGTTCTTACAGCATCTTTCTTCAAAACCAATCATAGTATTCCTGATTCTGTGGGTGTCGCTTTAGATACACCAGAAGGTGTCGTTGTTCATACAGGAGACTTTAAGTTCGATCAAACTCCTGTGAATGATCAATATGCGGATTTGCATCGTATGGCAGAGATTGGGAAGAAAGGCGTACTTGCCTTGCTTTCCGATAGCACCAATGCAGAACGCCCTGGTTACACAGGCTCTGAGCGCAGTGTTGGGGTTGAAATTGAGGAAGTGTTCCGTAAAGCTAAGCAAAGAGTTGTTATTGCGACATTTGCATCCAACATTCACCGTGTTCAACAGGTGTTTGATGCAGCCGCAGCAACTAATCGCAAAGTAACAGTAATCGGTCGCAGTATGGTTAACGTGGTTTCGATAGCTAGCGAGTTAGGGTACTTGCACATTCCGGATGGCATGCTAATCGAGCCAGAGGAAGTTAACAAGCTTGCCGCTGATCGCGTTGTCATTCTTTCCACTGGAAGCCAAGGAGAGCCAATGTCTGCTCTTACAAGAATGGCACGTTCAACCCATCGTAAAATCGATATTTTACCTGGTGATACGGTTATTATTGCGGCAACTCCAATTCCGGGGAATGAGCGTTATGTAGGCCGTACCGTAGATGAGTTATTCCGTATTGGCGCTAATGTGATTTACGGTCCAGGTTCAGTTACTGGTGTACACGTATCAGGTCACGGTAGTCAAGAAGAATTGAAATTAATGCTCAATCTTATAAAGCCTAAGTACTTTATTCCGATTCATGGCGAATATCGCATGCTGCGTCAACATGGCATCCTTGCCGAGTCTGTCGGCATTCCTAAAGAAGATATATTTATGTGCGATATCGGTGATACGGTAGAAATTCAAAATGGCGTTGCTCGCAAAGGATCTAAAGTTCAAAGCGGCAACATTCTGATTGATGGACTTGGCGTTGGAGATGTAGGCAACATTGTGTTGCGTGACCGTAAATTACTGTCTCAAGACGGAATTCTTGTGGTCGTAGTTACACTCAGCAAACAAGATGGCAAAATTCTATCTGGACCAGATATTATTTCCCGCGGATTCGTGTATGTACGTGAATCTGAAGGTCTCTTGGAAGAAGCCAATCGTATCGTAACGAATACGTTAACGAAATTAATGAATGAAAATGTAAATGAGTGGGCATCTTTAAAAACAAATGTGAAAGATGTTCTCGGACGCTTTTTATATGAACAAACCAGAAGAAGACCGATGATCCTTCCTATTATCATGGAAGTCTAG
- a CDS encoding ClpP family protease yields MAAPTGPKQQEPETEESKKNAVLENIQQLGQTNTLSGESNIFCLTIIGQVEGHIVLPPQNKTTKYEHIIPQLVAAEQNPKIEGVMIILNTVGGDVEAGLAIAEMVATLSKPSIALVLGGGHSIGVPIAVSADYSIIAETATMTIHPIRLNGLIIGVPQTFEYLDKMQERVVRFVTKHSNVTEEKFKELMFKTGELTRDIGTTVIGIDAVKYGLIDQVGGIGDAIRELNQRIESKKAAASGGIVQ; encoded by the coding sequence GTGGCAGCACCCACAGGACCGAAACAACAAGAACCGGAAACGGAAGAAAGTAAAAAAAATGCAGTCCTCGAAAACATTCAACAGTTAGGTCAAACGAATACGCTTTCTGGCGAATCTAATATTTTCTGCCTGACCATTATTGGTCAAGTGGAAGGACATATCGTTCTCCCTCCCCAGAATAAAACGACCAAATATGAACACATCATTCCGCAATTAGTCGCCGCAGAGCAGAATCCTAAGATAGAAGGCGTTATGATTATTTTAAACACGGTAGGGGGAGATGTCGAAGCGGGGCTAGCTATTGCGGAAATGGTCGCCACGTTATCGAAGCCTTCTATTGCTTTGGTGCTAGGTGGCGGACACAGCATTGGTGTTCCCATCGCAGTATCAGCGGACTACTCCATTATTGCCGAAACAGCAACGATGACGATTCACCCCATTCGATTGAATGGCTTAATTATTGGAGTCCCCCAAACATTTGAATATTTGGATAAAATGCAGGAACGGGTTGTACGGTTTGTTACGAAGCACTCTAATGTAACAGAAGAAAAGTTTAAAGAGTTGATGTTTAAGACTGGTGAGTTGACAAGGGATATAGGGACTACAGTTATTGGAATTGACGCTGTTAAATATGGCTTGATAGATCAAGTTGGCGGAATTGGTGATGCAATCCGAGAGCTTAATCAGCGAATAGAGAGTAAGAAAGCAGCAGCGAGCGGAGGCATCGTACAATGA
- a CDS encoding YlzJ-like family protein — MIHYSVIPMDVIFEGMDTYEPKFIEIDQGGVKMQIEPISGFQARIVRLFSSNPQDYLNNQYAPGTIISYSPVVEAALTF; from the coding sequence ATGATACATTACTCCGTTATTCCTATGGACGTGATTTTTGAAGGAATGGATACGTATGAACCCAAATTTATCGAGATCGATCAGGGTGGAGTCAAAATGCAAATTGAACCGATTAGTGGCTTTCAGGCGCGAATTGTCAGACTGTTTAGCAGTAATCCTCAGGATTATTTGAACAATCAATATGCCCCTGGAACTATTATTTCATATAGTCCTGTTGTTGAGGCAGCTTTAACATTCTAG
- a CDS encoding DNA translocase FtsK, translated as MAKRKKKGKALKTSLLFELYGILILIFSVIALAHQGHVGNSLIYLFRFFVGTWYSLIPLIFIYVALYAMIKRAWPQMVTPKKAGILLFILGLLIKNHIDLFAQLYPDGGFTSGKVIASTWNAMLDGLKPTEAGKSALEHGIGGGMIGAMLYSILYFLFDYLGARLIQYALFVMGFILATGISYVDVGNLVKGRFSNVGQNFKDRMKEWLQDRETRQPQTTSTGAIAPKAKKSTYVPVDDEFDEEVFQPVKRAKKTPLFMELLRPNKENRKKTAVENHSNIDELNDLDAADETEQVLYKSSGKDAAESDSPTSDQPITPIIRDFQEQVFQEAQQAVKHPAASSTAPVSKVQEAGAIDTEDETVTLEFQDNVPIVQTRPYEMPSLDLLAKPAVGKGSEMADYKANARKLEATLESFGVRAKVLEVVRGPAVTRYEIQPDVGVKVSRIVSLTDDIALALAAKDIRMEAPIPGKAAIGIEVPNLEVSIVTMREVMETSAFQESSSRLSVVLGRDISGQPIVGNLARMPHLLVAGATGSGKSVCINGIITSILYKAKPNEVKFLMIDPKMVELNVYNGIPHLLAPVVTDPRRASLALKKVVVEMEKRYELFSKSGTRNIEGYNAMLTESGTAAPLPYYVVIVDELADLMMVAANDVEDSITRLAQMARAAGIHLIIATQRPSVDVITGVIKANIPSRIAFGVSSQVDSRTILDMVGAEKLLGRGDMLYLPVGASKPVRIQGAFLSDQEVEQVVGFVRTQEQANYQEEMVPHVEEMPEQQNEFEDELYDQAVQIVLEAKQASVSLLQRRMRVGYTRAARLVDSMEAKGVVGPYEGSKPREVLMSIEQYHHNRISS; from the coding sequence GTGGCGAAACGCAAGAAAAAAGGTAAGGCACTAAAAACAAGCTTGTTATTCGAGTTATATGGTATTCTCATTCTAATCTTCTCCGTCATTGCACTTGCTCATCAAGGGCATGTTGGGAATTCGTTGATTTACCTTTTTCGATTTTTTGTGGGAACGTGGTATTCACTTATACCGCTGATTTTCATATATGTGGCCTTATATGCGATGATTAAGAGAGCATGGCCGCAGATGGTTACGCCTAAGAAAGCAGGCATATTGCTGTTTATACTTGGACTGCTAATAAAAAATCATATTGATTTGTTCGCTCAATTATATCCTGATGGCGGTTTCACGTCTGGTAAAGTCATTGCATCAACATGGAATGCCATGTTAGATGGTCTGAAACCAACAGAAGCAGGCAAGTCGGCACTCGAGCATGGTATTGGCGGCGGTATGATTGGCGCTATGCTGTACAGTATCCTTTACTTTCTGTTCGATTATTTGGGCGCGAGATTAATCCAATATGCGTTGTTTGTCATGGGTTTTATTCTGGCAACAGGGATTTCTTACGTAGACGTTGGCAATCTCGTGAAGGGTCGATTTAGTAATGTTGGCCAAAATTTTAAAGATAGAATGAAAGAGTGGCTGCAGGATCGGGAAACACGTCAGCCTCAAACAACCTCCACAGGTGCTATTGCACCTAAGGCGAAGAAATCTACTTACGTTCCAGTTGATGATGAATTTGATGAAGAGGTTTTCCAGCCTGTCAAACGGGCAAAGAAAACACCGCTTTTCATGGAACTTCTTCGTCCTAATAAGGAAAATCGGAAGAAGACAGCAGTCGAGAATCATTCAAATATAGATGAATTAAATGATTTAGATGCAGCTGATGAAACCGAGCAAGTTCTTTATAAGTCAAGTGGGAAGGATGCTGCTGAATCAGATTCACCTACTTCGGATCAACCAATCACACCAATTATCCGTGATTTTCAGGAGCAGGTTTTTCAAGAAGCTCAGCAGGCTGTTAAACATCCTGCAGCTTCCTCTACAGCGCCGGTCTCAAAAGTACAAGAGGCAGGGGCTATTGACACAGAGGATGAGACAGTTACGCTCGAATTTCAGGATAATGTGCCGATTGTGCAAACACGTCCATATGAAATGCCTTCACTTGATTTATTAGCGAAGCCTGCTGTTGGCAAAGGCAGTGAGATGGCGGACTATAAAGCGAATGCAAGGAAGCTTGAAGCCACGTTGGAGAGCTTTGGGGTGCGTGCGAAGGTGCTGGAGGTCGTCAGAGGCCCTGCTGTGACACGTTACGAGATACAGCCCGACGTGGGTGTGAAAGTTAGCAGAATCGTCTCCTTAACCGATGATATCGCTTTGGCGCTTGCCGCCAAGGATATTCGGATGGAAGCGCCGATTCCTGGAAAAGCAGCGATCGGCATTGAGGTGCCGAATCTGGAGGTTTCGATTGTAACCATGCGTGAAGTCATGGAAACATCTGCTTTTCAGGAATCCAGCTCACGGCTATCCGTTGTACTTGGGCGAGATATTTCTGGACAACCCATCGTCGGAAATTTGGCGAGAATGCCTCACTTACTTGTAGCTGGTGCCACCGGTTCAGGTAAATCCGTGTGCATTAATGGGATTATTACGAGCATTTTGTACAAAGCCAAGCCTAATGAAGTGAAGTTTCTAATGATCGATCCGAAAATGGTTGAATTGAATGTCTACAATGGGATCCCTCATCTACTGGCACCAGTTGTAACGGATCCTCGACGAGCTTCGCTAGCACTTAAGAAAGTCGTCGTTGAGATGGAAAAGCGTTATGAACTATTCTCGAAAAGCGGAACGCGAAATATTGAGGGTTACAACGCGATGTTGACAGAAAGCGGAACAGCAGCCCCCTTGCCATATTACGTAGTTATCGTAGATGAGTTAGCCGATTTAATGATGGTTGCTGCTAATGATGTGGAAGATTCCATTACCCGCCTTGCACAAATGGCCCGCGCAGCGGGAATTCATTTGATTATTGCTACACAACGACCTTCCGTTGATGTTATTACGGGCGTGATTAAAGCGAATATTCCATCGCGTATTGCGTTCGGTGTTTCGTCTCAAGTGGATTCACGGACCATTTTAGATATGGTCGGAGCCGAGAAGTTGTTAGGTCGAGGCGATATGCTTTATTTGCCGGTTGGCGCATCTAAGCCTGTTCGCATACAGGGAGCCTTTCTATCTGACCAAGAGGTTGAACAAGTGGTTGGCTTTGTTCGTACGCAGGAGCAGGCGAATTATCAAGAAGAAATGGTCCCGCATGTTGAAGAAATGCCGGAGCAGCAAAATGAATTTGAAGACGAGCTGTACGACCAGGCAGTTCAAATTGTTTTGGAAGCCAAGCAAGCCTCAGTTTCCCTGTTGCAACGACGTATGAGAGTCGGGTATACACGTGCGGCAAGGCTGGTTGACTCCATGGAAGCCAAAGGGGTTGTCGGGCCGTACGAAGGCAGTAAGCCTCGTGAGGTGCTGATGTCGATTGAACAATACCATCATAATCGGATCAGTTCCTAG
- the sleB gene encoding spore cortex-lytic enzyme, which yields MNKRLIVLTFCIVFVLVVAFQLKGKFNPPAEETFSKNEVRYGATGADVNELQGRLKFIGFYSGSIDGDYGYKTLTAVKRFQGEFGMKVDGIVGPKTKLKLWEATKNWKPTAPTTGGGQSGGDKETATSNQKPANLLPSNNLGLSEQDLKIMANAVHGEARGEPYIGQVAVAAVILNRVKSASFPNTVSGVIFQPGAFTAVADGQIWLTPDESSKKAVKDALNGWDPSGGCIYYFNPATATSKWIWSRPQVKTIGKHIFCK from the coding sequence ATGAATAAACGATTAATTGTTCTTACATTCTGCATTGTTTTCGTACTAGTTGTCGCTTTTCAGTTGAAAGGAAAGTTCAATCCGCCAGCAGAAGAAACGTTTAGTAAAAATGAAGTGCGTTATGGAGCTACTGGAGCTGACGTTAACGAACTGCAAGGCAGATTGAAGTTCATTGGCTTCTATAGCGGCAGTATAGACGGAGATTATGGGTATAAAACTTTAACGGCAGTGAAACGATTCCAAGGTGAGTTTGGGATGAAAGTAGATGGCATTGTAGGTCCCAAGACCAAGCTTAAACTGTGGGAAGCTACGAAGAATTGGAAGCCTACAGCTCCAACCACAGGAGGAGGACAAAGCGGCGGAGACAAAGAAACGGCAACTTCAAATCAAAAGCCAGCCAATTTGCTTCCTTCCAATAACCTGGGCTTGTCTGAACAGGATCTGAAGATCATGGCGAATGCGGTGCATGGAGAGGCTCGCGGAGAGCCTTATATTGGGCAAGTAGCCGTAGCAGCCGTCATTTTGAATCGAGTGAAGTCGGCTAGTTTTCCTAATACGGTTTCTGGTGTTATCTTTCAGCCTGGTGCTTTCACAGCCGTAGCGGATGGCCAAATATGGTTAACACCTGATGAATCATCGAAAAAAGCTGTAAAAGATGCGTTGAATGGATGGGATCCTTCGGGTGGTTGTATCTATTATTTCAATCCGGCAACTGCGACATCCAAATGGATTTGGAGCAGGCCGCAAGTCAAAACGATTGGGAAACATATCTTCTGTAAATAA
- the yfmF gene encoding EF-P 5-aminopentanol modification-associated protein YfmF produces MKHIQFERTTWNHIRLHVLPTDRFKTFAISVYIGRPLEDETVTSTALTPFVLRRGTELRPETKQFREYLDDLYGAGFGFDIYKRGDYQIVQLRMDIINDRFVKSAQSLLKQGLEFVGETLTKPALEEGHFRNKYVDAEKQTLQKRIESVINDKIRYAAERCIEEMCKDDPYRLHPLGKIDDLDPINAEQLYEQYKNWLQTAPIDIYVVGNTTLSEVEGIVKQAFSIERKEDVGYVTSAPRGTTGDVKTIVERLDVNQGKLNMGLRTNISYRDDQYPVALMYNGVLGGYPHSKLFTNVREKASLAYYASSRFDGHKGILTIQSGIEMANYEKAVEIIRKQLTAMEQGEISDIEWNQTRAMIANQLREIQDSAFELISFDFNAILSGKERTVSGLIESVEQVDVAAIAEAAKRVQLDTIYFLRDQKGE; encoded by the coding sequence TTGAAGCATATACAATTTGAGCGCACTACATGGAATCATATACGTTTACATGTGCTGCCGACAGACCGGTTTAAAACGTTTGCAATTTCTGTGTACATAGGCCGTCCTCTAGAGGATGAAACGGTCACGAGTACCGCATTGACACCATTTGTACTGCGTAGAGGTACGGAATTACGCCCAGAGACGAAGCAATTTCGAGAATACTTAGATGATTTATATGGCGCAGGTTTCGGTTTTGATATTTACAAACGGGGCGATTACCAAATTGTTCAGTTACGTATGGATATCATCAATGACCGATTCGTGAAATCAGCACAATCTTTATTAAAGCAAGGACTTGAATTCGTTGGGGAAACGTTGACAAAGCCAGCGCTCGAAGAAGGACATTTTCGTAACAAATATGTTGATGCGGAGAAGCAGACTCTCCAGAAGCGCATAGAATCAGTCATTAATGATAAAATTCGTTACGCGGCTGAACGCTGTATCGAAGAAATGTGCAAGGATGATCCTTATCGTCTACACCCTTTGGGCAAAATAGATGATTTGGACCCTATCAATGCCGAACAACTTTACGAACAATATAAAAACTGGCTTCAAACGGCACCTATCGATATTTATGTCGTCGGAAATACGACGCTTTCTGAAGTAGAGGGTATTGTGAAGCAAGCTTTCTCCATTGAACGTAAGGAGGATGTCGGATATGTAACATCTGCACCGCGAGGAACAACGGGAGATGTGAAGACAATCGTTGAACGTCTGGATGTTAATCAAGGGAAACTGAACATGGGACTTCGTACAAATATTTCGTATCGAGATGATCAGTACCCAGTAGCTCTGATGTATAATGGCGTTCTCGGAGGTTACCCACACTCCAAATTGTTTACGAATGTTCGTGAGAAAGCGAGTCTGGCCTATTATGCCTCTTCTCGGTTTGATGGTCACAAAGGCATACTAACGATTCAGTCAGGGATTGAAATGGCGAATTATGAGAAAGCGGTTGAAATCATTCGAAAGCAGCTGACTGCTATGGAGCAAGGTGAAATCAGTGATATTGAATGGAATCAAACCAGAGCCATGATTGCCAATCAACTCCGCGAAATTCAGGATTCCGCATTTGAATTAATTTCTTTTGACTTTAATGCAATTTTATCTGGAAAAGAACGAACAGTTTCAGGCTTGATTGAATCTGTGGAGCAGGTAGATGTGGCGGCTATTGCTGAGGCTGCCAAACGTGTTCAACTGGATACGATATACTTTTTGCGGGACCAGAAGGGAGAGTAG